From the genome of Vicia villosa cultivar HV-30 ecotype Madison, WI linkage group LG2, Vvil1.0, whole genome shotgun sequence, one region includes:
- the LOC131649316 gene encoding putative F-box protein At5g62660, which translates to MENSKSIDTVTAKKVRNHIPGDLTISIISKLPLKSLVRFRCIQKSWSVLFENPHFMNMYRVNFVSNNNFSYDNDSCLTLESEFSYYGFRGTLFSCHGEKFENKVKLDWPPLFQEGNECINILGSLVDETLCLYTGILFPKTVFWNLSTKEFKILPPSPIERQPSHYKFVSSHMGFGYDYVRKDHKVIRNATKWIQYDMENSETNESIWEVYSLRKNFWRKLDVHIPLGSVTLGDTMYTNGVCHWWDRDEDCLVSFDLSSEVFYKTPLPLHLDGYLYCESKDKRFIALNGFIAFITTDTTNYGNTTSTIHISILGEYGMKESWTKLFIVESLPSYVDHPIGAGNKGDIFFKTKYKELVQFDLNTHKIEKLPVKGILHTSQILLYKKISLFIQD; encoded by the coding sequence ATGGAGAATTCAAAATCGATAGATACTGTGACAGCTAAAAAGGTAAGAAATCATATACCTGGTGATCTTACAATATCCATTATATCGAAATTGCCTCTTAAATCTTTGGTGAGATTTAGGTGTATACAAAAATCATGGTCTGTCTTATTTGAAAACCCTCATTTTATGAACATGTATCGTGTCAATTTTGTGtcaaataataatttttcttatgATAATGATTCATGTCTCACCTTAGAGTCTGAATTTTCATATTATGGATTTCGTGGCACCTTATTTTCTTGTCATGGTGAGAAATTTGAAAATAAGGTCAAATTAGACTGGCCACCTTTATTTCAAGAGGGAAATGAATGTATTAACATTCTGGGTTCTCTTGTTGATGAAACACTTTGCCTATACACTGGTATTCTATTTCCAAAAACTGTATTTTGGAACCTATCTACTAAGGAATTCAAAATTCTCCCTCCTAGTCCTATTGAGCGTCAGCCATCTCATTACAAATTTGTCTCCTCACATATGGGATTTGGTTATGACTATGTTAGAAAAGATCATAAAGTGATTCGGAATGCAACAAAATGGATTCAATATGACATGGAAAATAGTGAAACAAATGAATCCATATGGGAAGTGTATAGCCTAAGAAAAAACTTTTGGAGGAAACTTGATGTTCATATTCCTCTAGGTTCTGTTACTTTGGGTGATACAATGTACACAAATGGAGTGTGTCATTggtgggatagagatgaagattgTTTGGTCTCGTTTGACTTGAGTAGTGAGGTGTTCTACAAAACACCTTTACCATTACATTTGGATGGTTATCTCTATTGTGAATCTAAGGATAAACGATTTATAGCCCTAAATGGGTTCATTGCTTTTATTACAACAGACACTACAAATTATGGAAATACAACATCTACTATTCACATATCAATTTTAGGTGAATATGGTATGAAGGAATCATGGACTAAACTCTTCATTGTTGAGTCATTACCTAGTTATGTTGATCATCCTATTGGAGCAGGAAACAAAggtgatatattttttaaaacaaaatacaaaGAACTAGTTCAGTTTGATTTGAATACCCATAAGATAGAGAAGCTTCCTGTTAAAGGTATTTTACATACTTCTCAGATACTTCTTTATAagaaaatttctctttttatccaAGACTAA
- the LOC131649317 gene encoding uncharacterized protein LOC131649317 gives MELDDVITCVDGRNIVTIATALEVVAQAMLNQPNAEVIDESRSLSTFQRENPSTFKDNAETAKFSKCIKFESRLRPKIKQAIGYQQIRRFTELVNNCRIYEEDNIAHSAHYKSLNEKRIGYHAPYCKDDGSTCFNYGEQGHISTQCQTPKKDANAAKTNGGIFALSGVEDSKKDNLIRGTCFINNAELVTIIDIGATHSSILLDCATMLGLNLSSMDGSRVIDTPASGFATTTFVCKGHPLIIFDKSFVMDLVCLPLHQINVILGMNWLEFNYVHINCYSKTLRFPLFGDNGEMMLLAAKQSLQNDREATSIELSVVCEFLEVFLNDISDFPPECEVELSIELVSGTSHVSMAPYRMSASEHNKLKK, from the exons ATGGAACTTGATGATGTGATTACAT GTGTAGATGGAAGAAACATTGTTACGATTGCTACTGCCTTGGAGGTTGTTGCTCAGGCCATGCTGAATCAACCTAATGCTGAAGTGATTGATGAGTCGCGTAGCTTGAGTACGTTCCAGAGGGAGAACCCGTCTACTTTCAAGGACAA CGCGGAGACGGCTAAGTTTTcgaagtgtatcaagtttgagagtAGACTGCGTCCAAAGATCAAACAGGCGATTGGATATCAGCAGATTCGTAGGTTTACGGAGTTGGTGAACAATTGTCGTATTTATGAAGAAGATAACATTGCTCATTCGGCTCATTACAAGAGTCTTAACGAGAAGAGG ATCGGTTATCATGCTCCTTACTGCAAGGATGATGGTTCGACTTGTTTTAATTATGGTGAACAAGGTCATATCAGCACCCAGTGCCAGACGCCAAAGAAGGATGCTAATGCTGCCAAAACTAATGGTGGAATATTTGCTTTGAGTGGAGTAGAAGATTCCAAGAAGGACAACTTGATtcgaggtacttgttttattaacaaTGCTGAATTGGTTACTATTATTGATATTGGTGCTACTCATTCGTCTATTTTACTTGATTGTGCTACTATGTTGGGATTGAATTTGTCTTCTATGGATGGTAGTAGGGTAATAGATACTCCTGCTAGTGGTTTTGCTACTACTACTTTTGTTTGTAAGGGACATCCTTTGATTATCTTTGATAAGAGTTTTGTGATGGATTTGGTGTGTCTACCCTTACACCAAATCAATGTGATTCTtggaatgaactggttagagttCAATtatgttcatatcaattgttacAGTAAGACGTTGAGGTTCCCCTTGTTCGGTGATAATGGAGAGATGATGTTGTTGGCTGCTAAGCAA TCGTTGCAAAATGATCGTGAAGCTACAAGTATTGAACTTTCGGTTGTTTGTGAGTTTCTTGAGGTGTTTCTGAATGATATAAGTGATTTTCCTCCGGAATGTGAAGTAGAGCTTTCTATAGAATTGGTGTCAGGTACGAGTCATGTATCAATGGCTCCTTATAGAATGTCGGCGTCCGAACATAATAAATTGAAGAAGTAA
- the LOC131651270 gene encoding DEAD-box ATP-dependent RNA helicase 17-like gives MGTKMKSKTQVVKNKDNDKKAVGNGTNKEDNSVFASCTFSSLGLHPTLCDQLRERMGFEGPTLVQAQAIPVVLSGRHALVNAATGTGKTIAYLAPIIHHLQSYEKRIERSDGTFALVLVPTRELCLQVHEILQKLLHRFHWIVPGYIMGGESRSKEKARLRKGISILIATPGRLLDHLKNTTSFLHTNLRWIIFDEADRILELGFGKEIQEILNLLGSMKTGHEDQENTVARPSKFQRQNLLLSATLNEKVNHLAKISLEDPVMIGIDDKTMEPTSKIRFAHSDSDEDNEDKFSNKIEAVGAYKVPEQLIQRYLKVPCGSRLATLLSVLKHLFEREPSQKVVVFFSTCDAVDFHYSVLTEFLFSSHPQTEEGNRPIFLGCKTLRLHGNMEQEDRTASFQAFKTDKSALLLSTDVSARGLDFPNVRCIIQYDSPGEATEYVHRVGRTARLGERGESLLFLQPAEIDYLQDLKKHGVSLTEYPLVKVLDSFPLSGHKNMKNSVFIDMHPWIMCLQKALESFLSSKPHMDELAKKAFCSWVRAYTAHRGDLKRIFMVKKLHLGHVAKSFALKQIPSLVGKSFQNQAKKRKRFEKKNGPSNKRKVARRVK, from the exons ATGGGGACGAAGATGAAGTCCAAAACGCAAGTGGTGAAAAACAAAGACAACGATAAGAAAGCCGTTGGTAATGGAACCAACAAAGAAGACAATAGTGTTTTTGCTTCTTGCACCTTCTCTAGCCTTGGTCTTCATCCTACTTTATGTGACCAGCTTCGCG AAAGGATGGGTTTTGAAGGTCCAACATTAGTGCAAGCTCAAGCCATTCCTGTTGTTCTATCTGGCCGTCACGC ACTAGTAAATGCTGCTACTGGCACGGGGAAGACTATTGCATACCTAGCTCCAATAATTCATCATTTACAGAGTTATGAAAAGCGAATTGAGCGCTCTGATGGAACCTTTG CGTTGGTTCTTGTACCAACGCGCGAGCTATGTTTGCAGGTTCATGAAATTCTTCAGAAGTTATTGCATCGGTTTCATTGGATTGTTCCAGGATACATTATGGGTGGTGAAAGTAGGTCAAAGGAGAAAGCCAGGCTGCGCAAAG gtatatCAATTCTTATTGCAACTCCCGGCCGTCTTTTAGATCACTTGAAGAATACGACATCATTCTTACATACAAATTTGCGCTGGATAATTTTTGATGAAGCTGATCG TATTTTGGAATTAGGATTTGGAAAAGAGATTCAAGAAATTCTGAATCTTTTAGGTTCAATGAAGACCGGGCATGAGGACCAAGAGAATACTGTTGCAAGACCCTCTAAATTTCAAAGACAGAACCTGCTTTTGTCCGCAACCTTAAATGAGAAAGTAAACCACCTTGCTAAAATTAGTTTAGAGGATCCAGTGATGATTGGTATTGATGATAAAACAATGGAGCCAACTTCAAAAATTAGATTTGCCCATTCCGACTCTGACGAAGACAATGAAGACAAGTTTTCCAATAAAATAGAAGCAGTTGGAGCTTATAAAGTGCCCGAACAGTTGATTCAGAGATATTTGAAGG TGCCTTGTGGATCACGGCTTGCTACACTTCTTTCAGTTCTAAAGCATCTTTTTGAAAGGGAACCTTCACAGAAG GTTGTAGTATTCTTTTCAACATGTGATGCCGTGGACTTTCACTATTCGGTGTTAACCGAATTCCTTTTCTCATCACATCCACAAACTGAAGAAGGGAACAGACCAATTTTTCTTGGATGCAAAACTCTCCGGTTACATGGTAATATGGAACAGGAGGACAGGACGGCCAGTTTTCAGGCCTTTAAAACTGATAAGTCTGCTCTTCTTTTGTCTACCGATGTTTCTGCCAGAGGCCTAGATTTTCCAAATGTTAGATGCATCATACAATATGATTCTCCTGGAGAAGCTACTGAATATGTGCATAG AGTTGGAAGAACTGCTCGACTGGGCGAAAGAGGAGAGTCATTGTTATTTCTGCAACCTGCTGAAATAGACTATTTACAAGACTTGAAGAAACACGGTGTCTCATTAACAGAGTATCCTCTCGTCAAAGTGTTGGACAGTTTCCCACTGTCTGGACACAAAAACATGAAGAATTCTGTTTTCATAGACATGCATCCATGGATCATGTGTCTCCAGAAGGCACTCGAATCCTTCCTCTCGTCCAAG CCCCATATGGATGAACTTGCCAAGAAGGCATTTTGCTCTTGGGTCCGTGCATACACAGCACATCGCGGGGACCTGAAAAGAATATTTATGGTCAAGAAACTCCACTTGGGGCACGTAGCAAAAAGCTTTGCGTTGAAACAAATCCCCTCTTTAGTTGGAAAATCATTCCAAAACCAAGCTAAGAAGAGAAAAAGATTTGAGAAGAAAAATGGGCCGTCAAATAAGAGAAAAGTTGCACGACGGGTGAAGTAA